A single Thermodesulfobacteriota bacterium DNA region contains:
- a CDS encoding site-specific DNA-methyltransferase, which translates to MKKLTANDPETRSPDLVADNIERLKALFPELVTEGPDGVAVNVDVLKALVGDATVTDADEKYGLNWHGKRRARQLALTPSTGTLRPCPEESVDWDTTQNLMIEGDNLEVLKLLQKSYAGKVKLIYIDPPYNTGKDFVYPDNFQDSIKNYLELTGQVEGGRKISSNTEASGRFHTDWLNMMYPRLRLARNFLRDDGLILISIDDAEIDNLRKLCAEIFGEENFLANFVRRRRMATGMRDTPISPDHEYVVGYAKHLDSVHLFGFARQETDFPFEDRLGRFRSTDLTVGMTKEMRPNQFYAIRNPRTRSEYWPPNERVWRFEPLTMQRQIDDDNIIWPDDNPNGRMSRPRFKTRFEEGNNAKTNPVSTWMEQRGSVADDDSSCVVSLTAGLNQEGTKELRELLGQQLLEYPKPVSLIRGLAAVASRGDDIILDFFAGSATMGDAVWDLNRRNGGRRRFVLVQLQEPTGRTDFPSIADLAKERLRRAAKKIKAENPTFAGDLGFRVFKLDSSNIRAWDPDRDDLTKTLFDAVEHLKPGRTEMDVLYELLLKLGLDLCVPMEKRTVAGKDVHAVGGGVLMACLATRIERGEVEALAQGIVDWHRALAPAGDTTCVFRDSAFADDVAKTNLAAILEQHGIANVRSL; encoded by the coding sequence ATGAAGAAACTGACCGCCAACGACCCCGAGACCCGCTCGCCCGATCTTGTCGCCGACAACATCGAGCGGCTGAAGGCGCTCTTCCCGGAGCTGGTCACCGAAGGCCCGGACGGCGTCGCCGTGAACGTGGACGTGCTCAAGGCGCTGGTGGGTGATGCGACTGTCACCGACGCGGACGAGAAGTACGGCCTCAACTGGCACGGTAAGCGCCGCGCCCGCCAGCTTGCGCTCACCCCCTCCACCGGCACGCTGCGGCCCTGTCCTGAAGAGAGCGTGGACTGGGACACCACGCAGAACCTGATGATCGAGGGCGACAACCTGGAGGTGCTGAAGCTCCTGCAGAAGAGCTACGCGGGCAAGGTGAAGCTCATCTACATCGACCCGCCGTACAACACGGGCAAGGATTTTGTGTACCCCGACAATTTCCAGGACAGCATCAAGAACTACCTGGAGCTGACGGGGCAGGTGGAGGGCGGGAGGAAGATCAGCAGCAACACCGAGGCGAGTGGGCGGTTTCATACGGATTGGCTGAACATGATGTACCCGCGGCTGCGGCTGGCCAGAAATTTTCTTCGAGATGATGGACTGATACTCATCAGTATCGATGATGCAGAGATCGATAATCTCCGAAAGCTATGCGCCGAAATTTTCGGTGAAGAGAACTTCCTTGCAAATTTCGTACGCCGAAGGCGCATGGCAACCGGAATGCGCGATACCCCGATCTCCCCAGATCATGAGTATGTTGTTGGCTATGCGAAACACCTCGACTCCGTACATCTCTTTGGTTTCGCTCGTCAAGAGACCGATTTCCCGTTTGAGGATCGCCTCGGCCGCTTCCGAAGCACTGATTTGACCGTGGGAATGACGAAAGAGATGCGTCCGAACCAGTTTTACGCCATCAGAAACCCTCGTACAAGATCGGAATATTGGCCCCCGAACGAGAGGGTATGGAGATTTGAGCCTTTGACGATGCAAAGGCAAATTGATGACGACAACATCATCTGGCCTGATGACAATCCGAACGGTCGGATGTCACGCCCGCGCTTCAAGACGCGATTCGAGGAAGGAAACAACGCCAAGACAAATCCTGTCTCAACGTGGATGGAACAGAGGGGAAGTGTCGCCGATGACGACTCATCGTGCGTGGTTTCATTGACGGCTGGGCTCAATCAGGAAGGTACAAAGGAGCTGCGCGAACTCCTGGGCCAGCAACTGCTGGAATATCCGAAGCCCGTGTCTCTGATCAGAGGGTTGGCAGCCGTTGCCTCTAGGGGCGATGACATCATATTGGACTTCTTCGCTGGCAGCGCGACCATGGGAGATGCGGTGTGGGATCTGAATAGACGTAATGGTGGCCGCCGGCGGTTTGTTTTGGTTCAGCTGCAGGAGCCGACGGGGCGCACCGATTTCCCATCGATCGCTGACCTTGCAAAGGAGCGCCTCCGCCGCGCCGCCAAGAAGATCAAAGCCGAGAATCCGACGTTCGCTGGCGACCTCGGCTTTCGCGTCTTCAAGCTCGACTCCAGCAACATCCGCGCCTGGGACCCCGACCGCGACGACCTCACCAAGACACTCTTCGACGCCGTGGAGCACCTGAAGCCCGGTCGCACCGAGATGGACGTGCTCTACGAGCTGTTGCTCAAGCTCGGCCTTGACCTGTGCGTGCCGATGGAGAAGCGCACAGTCGCCGGCAAGGACGTGCATGCGGTGGGCGGTGGCGTGCTCATGGCCTGCCTCGCCACACGGATCGAGCGGGGCGAGGTGGAGGCGTTGGCGCAGGGCATCGTGGACTGGCACCGGGCGCTGGCGCCGGCCGGGGACACCACCTGCGTCTTCCGGGACAGCGCCTTCGCCGACGACGTGGCCAAGACCAACCTGGCGGCGATCCTGGAGCAGCACGGCATCGCCAACGTGCGGAGCTTGTGA
- a CDS encoding DUF262 domain-containing HNH endonuclease family protein gives MAATNFNTENRTYRQLLGNGLTYLIPRFQRDYSWGEEEWEDLWADILGTLPADGEPAHYMGYLVLRTTDNRVFEVIDGQQRLTTISLIALATMRLLKRSAAEGGHAAANQKRLDQLRASYIGYLDPVTLTARNKLSLNRNNDPYYRDYLVPLADHLPQRGFPASTHAMRKAFEWLERRLREHVKGQIDPGVALAQFVETMSDKLFFTVITVADELNAYKVFETLNARGVRLSATDLLKNYLFSVLARDQETQHQMDELERRWEAMVGRLGSESFPDFLRMHWNSRQSFARQSELFKTIRHRIQNREAVFALLRDMDEDIDTYLALTQPEGAQWPPTWRQSAQELRMFSVRQPFPMLMAARRRLADSDFEGLLRATVVIAFRYNVVGAQHTGEQERVYHSVAAQLHRGEAATLAQVLEGLRPIYRGDDAFRADFAEKSVKTTQSRNAKIVRYVLGKLERQAGGIDFDPDSPAYTIEHVLPQSPEVGWDTFHDRDLGVFVFRLANMVMLETGKNRDLGNRPYAEKRPVLQTSAVLLTRTLAEENAEWTPERLDARQRQLANLATAVWRVAQLS, from the coding sequence ATGGCCGCGACCAACTTCAACACGGAAAACCGTACCTATCGGCAGCTCCTCGGCAACGGCCTGACCTACTTGATTCCGCGCTTCCAGCGCGACTATTCCTGGGGCGAGGAAGAATGGGAGGACCTGTGGGCGGACATCCTCGGCACCTTGCCCGCCGACGGCGAGCCGGCCCATTACATGGGCTATCTGGTCCTGCGAACCACGGACAACCGCGTTTTCGAGGTCATCGACGGCCAGCAGCGCCTGACGACCATCAGCCTCATCGCGTTGGCTACCATGCGCCTGCTCAAGAGGTCCGCGGCCGAAGGCGGGCACGCCGCGGCCAATCAAAAGCGGCTCGACCAGTTGCGGGCCAGCTACATCGGCTACCTCGACCCGGTAACCCTTACGGCGCGGAACAAGCTCTCGCTGAACCGCAACAACGATCCCTACTACCGCGATTACCTGGTGCCCCTGGCCGATCATCTGCCGCAGCGCGGTTTTCCCGCCTCGACCCATGCCATGCGCAAGGCCTTCGAATGGCTCGAGCGGCGCCTGCGCGAGCACGTCAAGGGCCAGATCGACCCCGGCGTGGCGCTCGCCCAGTTCGTCGAGACCATGAGCGACAAGCTCTTCTTCACGGTCATCACCGTGGCGGACGAGCTCAACGCCTACAAGGTGTTCGAAACCCTGAACGCGCGCGGGGTGCGTCTGTCGGCCACCGATCTCCTGAAGAACTACCTGTTCTCGGTACTGGCGCGGGATCAGGAGACTCAACACCAGATGGACGAGCTGGAGCGGCGCTGGGAGGCCATGGTGGGGCGCCTGGGCAGCGAAAGCTTCCCCGACTTTCTGCGCATGCACTGGAACAGCCGGCAGAGCTTTGCTCGACAGTCGGAACTGTTCAAGACCATCCGTCATCGTATCCAGAACCGTGAAGCCGTGTTCGCGCTGCTCCGCGACATGGATGAAGACATCGACACCTACCTGGCGCTCACCCAGCCGGAGGGTGCGCAATGGCCCCCGACCTGGAGGCAAAGCGCTCAGGAGCTGCGTATGTTCTCGGTGCGCCAACCCTTCCCGATGTTGATGGCAGCCAGGCGCCGGCTCGCCGACAGCGATTTCGAAGGCCTGCTGCGCGCCACGGTCGTGATCGCCTTTCGCTACAACGTCGTCGGCGCCCAGCATACCGGGGAGCAGGAGCGCGTGTATCACAGCGTGGCCGCGCAGCTGCACCGCGGCGAGGCGGCGACCCTGGCCCAGGTGTTGGAGGGTTTGCGCCCGATCTATCGGGGTGACGATGCCTTCCGCGCCGACTTCGCCGAGAAGAGCGTCAAGACCACGCAAAGCCGCAACGCCAAGATCGTGCGCTACGTCCTCGGCAAGCTGGAAAGGCAGGCCGGCGGCATTGACTTCGACCCGGACTCGCCCGCATACACCATCGAGCATGTCCTTCCCCAATCGCCCGAGGTCGGCTGGGATACGTTCCACGACCGCGACTTGGGTGTCTTCGTCTTTCGGCTGGCGAACATGGTGATGCTCGAGACCGGCAAGAACCGCGACCTGGGCAACCGGCCCTATGCCGAAAAGCGGCCGGTGCTGCAAACGAGCGCCGTCCTTCTCACGCGCACGCTGGCGGAAGAGAACGCCGAGTGGACGCCCGAACGGCTCGACGCCCGGCAGCGGCAGCTCGCCAACCTCGCCACGGCCGTTTGGCGTGTCGCCCAGCTTTCGTGA
- a CDS encoding DUF4391 domain-containing protein, translating to MTGDEVIAALDLPATARVDRRVPKTLLLEHGAPTAADKRRINDGIEQIQWVAALKPTTIGVAAYRDEGREYLEIAVLRLAFRAAAKAPRLIELLHRAVPYPVLAVTELGDRLNLSLAHKRWSQGQAGKTVLDGDLVSAGVPRDGEPHGTAFAAALALGQQPRASLLALYQGWIDTVLALEAARRTGRFEMLPAPESRTARREALRDYARLEAEAARLRVVAAKEKQMARQVELNLELKRAEAAKTAALARL from the coding sequence ATGACCGGCGACGAGGTCATTGCCGCGCTTGATCTTCCCGCGACCGCGCGGGTGGACCGCCGGGTGCCGAAGACGCTGCTCCTGGAGCACGGCGCGCCCACCGCTGCCGACAAGCGCCGCATCAACGATGGGATCGAGCAGATCCAGTGGGTGGCGGCCTTGAAGCCCACCACCATCGGCGTGGCCGCGTACCGGGACGAGGGCCGCGAGTACCTGGAGATCGCGGTGCTTCGGCTGGCGTTCCGGGCCGCGGCCAAGGCGCCCCGGCTCATCGAGCTGCTGCACCGGGCGGTGCCGTACCCGGTGCTCGCCGTAACCGAGCTGGGTGACCGCCTGAACCTGTCGCTCGCGCACAAGCGTTGGTCCCAGGGCCAGGCCGGGAAAACCGTGCTCGACGGCGACCTCGTCTCTGCGGGCGTCCCGCGCGACGGAGAGCCCCACGGGACCGCGTTCGCGGCAGCCCTCGCCCTCGGCCAGCAGCCCCGGGCCTCGCTCCTCGCGCTTTATCAGGGGTGGATTGACACGGTGCTGGCGCTCGAGGCCGCGCGCCGAACAGGACGATTCGAGATGCTGCCCGCACCCGAGAGCCGGACCGCTCGCCGCGAGGCGCTCCGGGATTATGCCCGCCTGGAGGCTGAGGCAGCGCGTCTGCGGGTGGTGGCGGCCAAGGAGAAGCAGATGGCGCGGCAGGTGGAGCTGAACCTGGAGCTGAAACGCGCCGAGGCTGCCAAAACGGCGGCGCTTGCGCGACTCTGA
- a CDS encoding macro domain-containing protein, producing MIEYRTGDILKDDAVALVNTVNCVGVMGRGVALQFKKAFPENFKAYAAACRRGEVQPGRMFVYETGRLTPPRYVVNFPTKRHWRGKSRIEDIDAGLAALAAVIRDRRIASVALPPLGSGLGGLAWQDVKPRVEAALAGLADVRVVVYEPREGLTPGVVVRNREVPVMTAGHAALVELVARYLDGLLDPFVTLLEMHKLMYFLQEAGEPLRLRFKPALYGPYAENLRHVLHAIEGHLTAGYADGGDAPAKPIFLVPGAAADAAAFLAGLPGTRERTARVAELVQGFESPFGLELLSSVHWVMTRETAKPLGEVVERTYAWGERKRQFTPRQIGIAAAVLARKGWVAGPALDAPA from the coding sequence ATGATCGAGTATCGTACCGGCGACATCCTGAAGGACGATGCAGTGGCCCTGGTCAACACCGTCAACTGCGTCGGCGTGATGGGAAGAGGGGTGGCCCTGCAGTTCAAAAAGGCCTTCCCCGAGAACTTCAAGGCGTACGCCGCAGCCTGTCGGCGCGGCGAGGTGCAGCCGGGGCGGATGTTCGTGTACGAGACCGGGCGCCTTACGCCGCCCCGCTATGTCGTCAATTTCCCCACCAAGCGCCACTGGCGCGGCAAGAGCCGGATCGAGGACATCGACGCCGGTCTCGCTGCCCTGGCCGCCGTGATCCGCGATCGGCGCATCGCGTCCGTGGCCCTGCCGCCCCTGGGGAGCGGCCTGGGCGGGCTTGCCTGGCAGGATGTCAAGCCACGCGTCGAGGCGGCCCTGGCGGGGCTCGCGGACGTGCGCGTGGTGGTCTACGAGCCGCGGGAAGGGCTGACGCCGGGTGTGGTGGTCCGGAACCGGGAGGTGCCGGTCATGACCGCCGGCCACGCGGCCCTGGTGGAACTGGTGGCCCGCTACCTCGACGGGCTGCTCGACCCGTTTGTCACCCTGCTCGAGATGCACAAGCTCATGTATTTCCTGCAGGAGGCGGGAGAGCCGCTGCGGCTGCGCTTCAAGCCCGCCCTTTACGGCCCGTACGCCGAGAACCTGCGCCACGTGCTCCACGCCATCGAGGGTCACCTGACCGCCGGCTATGCCGACGGCGGAGACGCCCCGGCCAAGCCGATCTTCCTGGTGCCCGGGGCTGCGGCGGACGCCGCGGCGTTTCTTGCGGGTCTCCCGGGCACCCGAGAACGGACCGCGCGGGTGGCGGAACTGGTGCAAGGGTTCGAATCCCCCTTCGGGCTGGAGCTCTTGTCCAGCGTCCATTGGGTGATGACCCGTGAGACGGCGAAGCCGCTCGGCGAGGTGGTGGAACGGACCTACGCCTGGGGCGAGCGCAAGCGGCAGTTCACGCCCCGGCAGATTGGCATTGCCGCCGCGGTGCTGGCCCGCAAGGGCTGGGTGGCCGGCCCGGCCTTGGACGCACCCGCATGA